From one Candidatus Saganbacteria bacterium genomic stretch:
- the ftcD gene encoding glutamate formimidoyltransferase — translation MILECVPNISEGIELDVVSQISSAIKNIKVRNIHSDPDHNRSVLTFFGTPEEAVEAAFQMTLRSMQLLDINSHQGGHPFIGVVDVIPFIPFKDATMEDAKTAAHKLGEKLWKELKLPIYYYGEAAKIKERKDLPYVRKGGYAVLREEISRPERKPDVGEGLHVTAGATAIGAREFLIAYNINLNTNDLSIAQSIAKNIRESHGGLKGVRALGLPLDSRGITQVSMNIVDHKETSLEEVYESVDGWAREYKVEIIGSELVGMMPKGAYSRGIEKKLKITNFILELLI, via the coding sequence ATGATATTAGAATGTGTTCCGAATATTTCCGAGGGGATAGAATTAGATGTTGTTTCTCAAATTTCCTCGGCGATCAAGAATATTAAAGTCAGGAATATCCACTCTGATCCCGATCATAATAGGTCTGTCTTGACCTTCTTTGGGACACCAGAAGAGGCCGTAGAAGCCGCGTTCCAAATGACTTTGCGCTCAATGCAGCTTTTAGACATCAATTCACATCAAGGAGGCCACCCTTTTATTGGAGTCGTTGACGTTATTCCATTTATTCCCTTTAAGGACGCAACAATGGAAGACGCAAAAACTGCGGCGCATAAGCTTGGGGAAAAACTTTGGAAAGAGCTAAAACTCCCAATTTATTATTATGGCGAAGCCGCTAAGATAAAAGAAAGAAAAGACCTCCCATATGTTCGGAAAGGCGGGTATGCGGTTTTAAGAGAAGAAATTTCAAGGCCAGAGCGAAAGCCTGATGTCGGAGAAGGGCTTCATGTGACGGCTGGAGCAACGGCAATAGGGGCTAGAGAGTTTTTGATAGCATATAATATTAATTTAAATACAAACGACTTAAGCATTGCGCAATCAATTGCAAAAAATATCAGGGAATCCCATGGGGGACTCAAAGGCGTGCGCGCATTGGGTCTCCCATTGGATAGCCGGGGGATCACACAGGTTTCCATGAATATTGTCGATCACAAAGAAACTTCTCTTGAAGAAGTTTATGAAAGCGTTGACGGATGGGCTAGGGAGTATAAAGTGGAAATAATTGGATCAGAGCTTGTAGGCATGATGCCAAAGGGCGCTTATAGCCGCGGGATCGAAAAAAAGTTAAAGATTACAAACTTTATATTGGAATTATTGATTTGA
- a CDS encoding nucleotidyl transferase AbiEii/AbiGii toxin family protein gives MLDFKQIKEYFDQPLARHSQKGMLVEYLQYEILDSLYKQAGSEKLSFIGGTAIRIIHNSQRFSEDLDFDNFGLNYPAFKGLMGKAMAEMRAKGFELETKYLQKGDNYHLYVKFSRLLFSFGLSGHGEEKIFVAIDAQKKKKTFKPDIILLNKFGVFRNIAVNPPSILLAQKLLAVLYRRRAKGRDFYDVSFLSGKVKPDFAYIEALTGLDKKHFTEKAVKHCKKLNFKDLAKDVEPFLFDPSQKERVLLFYESLPAIL, from the coding sequence ATGCTCGATTTTAAGCAGATCAAAGAATACTTTGACCAGCCGTTAGCCCGGCATAGCCAGAAAGGGATGCTGGTCGAATATCTGCAGTATGAAATTCTCGATTCGCTCTATAAGCAAGCGGGATCCGAGAAATTGAGCTTTATCGGCGGTACTGCCATAAGGATCATCCATAACAGCCAGCGATTTTCCGAAGATCTCGACTTCGACAATTTTGGCCTTAATTATCCGGCTTTTAAAGGTCTCATGGGGAAGGCCATGGCGGAAATGAGGGCCAAAGGCTTTGAGTTGGAAACAAAATATCTGCAAAAAGGCGATAATTACCATCTATATGTGAAATTTTCGCGGCTGCTTTTTTCTTTCGGTCTCTCTGGCCATGGAGAAGAAAAGATATTTGTTGCGATCGATGCGCAAAAAAAGAAAAAAACCTTTAAGCCCGATATCATCCTGCTCAATAAGTTCGGAGTTTTCCGCAACATAGCCGTAAATCCTCCTTCGATCTTATTGGCCCAAAAATTATTGGCCGTTTTATACCGCCGGAGGGCAAAAGGGCGGGATTTTTACGATGTTTCGTTCTTATCGGGGAAAGTTAAACCGGATTTTGCCTATATTGAAGCCCTGACAGGGCTTGATAAGAAGCATTTTACCGAAAAGGCCGTCAAACATTGTAAGAAATTGAATTTTAAAGATCTTGCTAAAGACGTAGAACCATTCCTTTTTGACCCAAGCCAAAAAGAGAGGGTGCTTCTTTTTTACGAGAGTTTGCCTGCAATTCTTTGA
- a CDS encoding valine--tRNA ligase, whose translation MTELSKTYDPQKVEQKWYKFWEENGLFKPNTKAEVPFTIVIPPPNVTGSLHMGHALDNSIQDVLIRYKRMKGFKTLWIPGTDHAGIATQNVVERELKKEGKRKEDLGREKFLKKVWEWKKEYGSRITSQLRRLGASCDWSHERFTMDEGLSRAVKKQFVQLYSEGLIYRGKRIINWCPRCKTALSDIEVEYENKKGSLWFIKYGPITVATTRPETILGDTAIAVSPKDDRYKHLWGQTVELPLVGRKIPIIKDDLVELEFGTGAVKVTPAHDPNDYEMGERHNLPKINILTPDGKITLKEFTEEREKQGLAGLEGLDRFKAREKIVEMLKENGYLEKIEDYQNSVGQCYRCKTVIEPYLSDQWFVKVKPLAEAAIAVVEESKIKFVPDRWTKVYLQWMTNLRDWCVSRQLWWGHQIPAWYCGGMTNDKLQMTNGCSEIIVSETKPDKCPKCGGTNLVQDQDVFDTWFSSALWPFSTLGWPDETEDLKTHYPTSVLVTGYDIITFWVSRMIMQGVHFMGKAPFHTVFIHGLIRDITGKKMSKSLGNVIDPIDIIDHAGADALRFALISLVSGGGQDIKLAEEKITEARNFSNKIWNVARFAALNSPPLSPSLNKRGGNPTQKGGGELADQWILSRYNRTIKQVSEYIDNLQVGDAAKLLYEFIWSEFCDWYIEISKIRLYGTDENAKATVQSVLSYILEGTLKLLHPFMPFETEELYQQITSSNKHPTSNIQHPTSNEMPDPKDSIMVQKYPESNEKLINGDIEKQMDLVFEFIRTIRNLRSTFNIVPGVKIKVFIEKELGATTQSYIKTLAKIAEFEISNAYPKHSIISKVEDIEFAIPIEGLVDFAKESERLKKEYNKLAVEIEKVKTRLNDENFKKNTTEGSIAKENQKLKEYGERIGHLESYVSTLQ comes from the coding sequence ATGACAGAACTTTCAAAAACATATGATCCCCAAAAAGTAGAGCAGAAATGGTATAAATTCTGGGAAGAAAATGGTTTATTTAAACCAAATACTAAGGCTGAAGTGCCATTTACGATCGTAATCCCACCTCCAAACGTCACAGGCTCTCTACATATGGGGCATGCTTTAGATAATTCTATCCAAGATGTCCTTATTCGCTATAAAAGGATGAAAGGTTTTAAAACACTGTGGATCCCGGGAACTGATCATGCCGGCATCGCAACTCAAAACGTTGTTGAACGAGAACTAAAGAAAGAAGGGAAGCGCAAAGAAGACTTAGGACGCGAAAAATTCCTAAAAAAAGTATGGGAGTGGAAAAAAGAATACGGGAGCCGCATAACTTCGCAATTGAGAAGGCTTGGCGCATCTTGCGACTGGTCCCACGAACGATTTACCATGGACGAAGGGCTATCTCGAGCGGTCAAAAAACAATTCGTCCAATTATATAGCGAAGGGTTGATATATAGAGGCAAGAGAATTATTAACTGGTGCCCTCGATGCAAAACCGCGCTTTCCGATATTGAAGTCGAATACGAGAATAAGAAAGGCTCCCTTTGGTTTATCAAATACGGACCAATAACCGTCGCAACAACCCGTCCCGAAACAATACTTGGTGATACGGCGATCGCTGTTAGCCCAAAAGATGATCGTTATAAGCATTTATGGGGCCAAACAGTTGAGCTTCCGCTTGTTGGCCGAAAGATACCAATAATCAAAGATGACCTAGTTGAGCTCGAATTTGGCACGGGGGCTGTAAAAGTAACTCCTGCCCACGACCCAAATGACTACGAAATGGGGGAGCGCCATAATCTTCCGAAAATAAATATTTTAACCCCTGATGGAAAGATTACGCTCAAGGAATTCACGGAAGAGAGGGAGAAGCAGGGATTAGCAGGGTTGGAGGGTTTGGATCGGTTTAAGGCTCGTGAAAAAATAGTCGAGATGCTTAAAGAAAATGGATATCTGGAAAAGATCGAAGATTATCAAAATTCGGTTGGGCAATGCTACAGATGCAAAACTGTAATTGAACCATATCTTTCGGATCAATGGTTTGTAAAAGTAAAACCTTTAGCCGAAGCGGCTATTGCCGTTGTTGAAGAGAGCAAAATAAAATTCGTTCCCGATCGATGGACAAAAGTTTATCTTCAATGGATGACAAACCTTCGCGATTGGTGCGTTTCACGCCAATTATGGTGGGGGCACCAGATACCGGCATGGTACTGCGGCGGAATGACAAATGACAAATTACAAATGACAAATGGATGTAGTGAAATTATAGTTTCGGAAACAAAGCCGGATAAATGCCCGAAATGTGGCGGAACGAATTTAGTACAAGATCAAGATGTCTTTGATACATGGTTTTCATCGGCTCTTTGGCCTTTTTCAACGCTCGGGTGGCCCGACGAGACCGAAGATCTAAAAACACACTATCCGACCTCTGTTCTAGTGACCGGATATGACATTATTACTTTCTGGGTATCGAGAATGATCATGCAGGGGGTTCACTTTATGGGGAAAGCGCCATTTCATACTGTATTTATCCACGGATTGATTCGAGATATAACAGGCAAGAAGATGAGCAAATCTTTGGGGAATGTCATTGATCCAATAGACATAATAGACCATGCTGGAGCCGATGCTTTGCGATTTGCTTTGATCTCTTTGGTTTCGGGCGGCGGGCAGGACATCAAGCTTGCCGAAGAAAAAATAACCGAAGCCAGGAATTTCTCGAATAAGATATGGAATGTGGCTCGCTTCGCGGCGCTTAACTCACCCCCTTTATCCCCCTCTCTTAATAAGAGAGGGGGAAACCCGACGCAGAAGGGAGGGGGTGAGTTAGCCGATCAATGGATCCTTTCTAGATATAACAGAACGATCAAACAGGTTTCCGAATATATTGACAATCTCCAAGTAGGTGACGCGGCAAAGCTTCTATACGAATTTATATGGTCAGAGTTCTGCGACTGGTACATTGAAATTTCAAAAATCAGATTATACGGGACCGACGAGAATGCAAAAGCAACGGTTCAATCCGTTCTCTCATACATATTAGAGGGCACTTTGAAGCTATTGCATCCATTTATGCCGTTTGAAACGGAAGAGCTTTATCAACAAATAACTTCCAGTAATAAACATCCAACATCCAACATCCAACATCCAACTTCAAATGAAATGCCGGATCCGAAAGATTCAATAATGGTCCAGAAATATCCGGAATCGAATGAGAAGCTTATTAACGGCGATATCGAGAAACAGATGGATCTTGTTTTCGAATTCATTAGGACTATACGAAACCTAAGATCAACTTTTAATATTGTTCCCGGTGTTAAGATCAAAGTATTTATTGAGAAGGAACTAGGCGCAACAACCCAGTCATATATTAAAACACTCGCAAAGATCGCTGAATTTGAGATTTCAAACGCTTATCCAAAACATTCTATTATCTCAAAAGTTGAGGATATTGAATTTGCGATACCGATCGAAGGGCTGGTCGATTTTGCGAAAGAATCCGAAAGGCTCAAAAAAGAATACAATAAACTTGCCGTCGAGATCGAAAAAGTGAAAACCAGATTAAATGACGAAAACTTCAAGAAGAACACGACAGAAGGGTCAATTGCGAAAGAAAATCAAAAGTTAAAAGAATATGGCGAGAGAATTGGGCATCTTGAGTCATATGTAAGCACCCTGCAATAA
- a CDS encoding TIGR00282 family metallophosphoesterase gives MNILFIGDIIGSYGRAVLKKVLPDVKSEYSIDLTVANGENSAHGYSITEKIYNELLDSGIDIITMGNHIFEKKEVITKIATFDRMVRPANFPQGTPGLDHLVLEWDGIKVGIINLLGRVFLQCMDCPFQAVEKILPEVKKQTDIILVDIHAEATSEKCAMGYFLDSRVSAVVGTHTHVMTADERILQGGTAFISDVGMVGAQDSIIGMSKEQIIKRFITQMPEKFEPTTYGPGLFNAVVITIDKKSGKALDIKRIFKITDALKLKEA, from the coding sequence ATAAATATCTTATTTATTGGCGATATTATCGGATCATACGGCAGAGCAGTACTGAAAAAGGTTCTCCCAGACGTAAAATCCGAATACTCGATAGACTTGACCGTTGCAAACGGAGAAAATTCCGCACATGGCTACAGCATCACCGAAAAAATATATAATGAACTTCTCGACAGCGGCATCGACATTATTACAATGGGCAACCATATTTTTGAGAAAAAAGAAGTTATAACAAAGATCGCAACCTTTGACCGCATGGTAAGGCCGGCCAATTTCCCGCAAGGGACGCCGGGACTTGACCACCTGGTCCTTGAATGGGACGGCATTAAAGTCGGGATTATAAACCTATTAGGCAGGGTTTTCCTGCAATGCATGGATTGCCCTTTCCAGGCGGTCGAAAAGATCCTCCCAGAAGTTAAGAAGCAAACAGATATAATTTTGGTTGATATCCATGCAGAGGCAACATCGGAAAAATGCGCGATGGGATATTTCTTGGATTCCCGCGTATCAGCGGTTGTAGGTACCCACACGCATGTGATGACAGCAGATGAGCGGATATTGCAAGGCGGCACTGCATTTATATCCGATGTTGGGATGGTCGGGGCGCAAGACTCGATCATTGGAATGAGCAAAGAACAAATAATCAAGAGGTTCATTACCCAAATGCCCGAAAAATTTGAACCAACCACCTATGGCCCAGGACTATTTAATGCGGTTGTTATCACAATAGATAAGAAATCGGGAAAAGCATTGGACATTAAGAGAATTTTTAAGATCACTGATGCATTGAAGCTAAAAGAAGCTTAA
- the rny gene encoding ribonuclease Y, with translation MELQYLIYFGIAAVIVFVLAVAYLLVRTQFSEGKIKVAEETAKRILEDAKREAETKRKEALLEAKEESVRFRQEFERETHDRKSELSSIERRLIQREEHLDKKEKALDASDKKLNEKIEEVAEVREELIKIRDESIKELEKAASLPKEEAKKLLLENLEKELERESAIKIKQNEENINKESEKRAREILATAIQRCSVDHVVETTTTLVELPSDDMKGRIIGREGRNIRAFETSTGVDLVVDDTPEAVILSSFDPLRREIAKRTLQKLIVDGRIHPARVEEMYNKSKEEAKAAMWEAGEKAALETDIHGIPPVLVQLLGRLKFRTSYGQNVLQHSIEMAHLAGMLAAELGVNIKLAKRAALLHDIGKAIDQEVEGTHIKLGVLFAQKAGESPEVLHAIEAHHGDVPAQTIEAVLVMVSDAISSARPGARRDSLEAYVKRLEKLETVAKSFDGVEKCFAIQAGREVRVIVQPEKIDDAMSAKLAHDIARKIESELEYPGEVKVTVIRETRSTDVAK, from the coding sequence ATGGAACTACAATATTTAATATACTTTGGGATAGCCGCGGTAATAGTTTTTGTATTAGCCGTCGCATATCTTTTGGTACGGACGCAATTCAGCGAAGGGAAAATTAAAGTCGCGGAAGAAACAGCAAAGCGCATACTTGAAGATGCAAAAAGGGAAGCTGAAACCAAAAGAAAAGAAGCCCTCCTCGAGGCAAAAGAAGAGTCGGTAAGGTTCCGGCAGGAATTTGAAAGGGAAACGCACGACAGGAAATCGGAGCTTTCAAGCATTGAGAGAAGGCTTATTCAACGTGAAGAGCATTTGGACAAAAAGGAAAAGGCCCTGGATGCAAGCGACAAAAAACTCAATGAAAAGATAGAAGAAGTCGCAGAAGTCAGGGAAGAGCTTATAAAGATCAGGGACGAAAGCATTAAAGAGCTCGAAAAAGCAGCCTCCCTTCCAAAAGAAGAAGCGAAAAAGCTATTGCTTGAAAATTTAGAAAAAGAGCTTGAGCGCGAATCCGCGATAAAGATAAAGCAGAATGAAGAAAATATCAATAAAGAATCTGAAAAGCGCGCAAGGGAGATATTGGCAACCGCGATCCAGAGATGTTCGGTTGACCATGTTGTTGAAACAACGACCACGCTTGTCGAATTGCCGTCTGACGACATGAAAGGAAGGATAATCGGACGCGAAGGACGCAATATCCGCGCGTTTGAAACATCGACCGGAGTGGATCTTGTTGTTGATGATACCCCTGAAGCGGTTATTCTCTCAAGTTTCGACCCATTAAGGCGTGAAATAGCCAAGAGAACGCTTCAGAAACTGATCGTTGACGGGAGGATCCACCCTGCCCGCGTTGAAGAAATGTATAACAAATCGAAAGAAGAAGCAAAAGCGGCGATGTGGGAGGCAGGAGAAAAAGCTGCCCTAGAAACAGATATCCATGGGATCCCGCCGGTATTGGTACAGCTCCTGGGCCGGCTGAAATTCAGAACAAGCTACGGCCAGAATGTCCTCCAGCATTCAATTGAAATGGCGCATTTGGCGGGGATGCTCGCCGCAGAGCTTGGGGTAAATATTAAGCTTGCAAAACGAGCCGCTCTGCTCCACGATATCGGAAAAGCGATCGACCAAGAAGTAGAAGGCACACATATTAAGCTTGGAGTTCTCTTCGCCCAAAAAGCGGGAGAATCCCCTGAAGTGCTTCATGCGATAGAAGCCCACCATGGCGATGTACCTGCGCAAACAATTGAAGCAGTGCTTGTTATGGTCTCTGATGCAATATCAAGCGCAAGGCCGGGAGCGAGACGTGATTCGCTCGAGGCTTATGTCAAACGCTTAGAAAAGCTTGAAACCGTTGCAAAATCATTTGACGGCGTTGAAAAATGTTTCGCGATCCAAGCGGGCCGCGAAGTGAGGGTGATCGTCCAGCCTGAAAAGATCGATGACGCGATGTCGGCAAAACTTGCCCATGACATAGCGCGGAAGATCGAATCGGAGCTTGAATATCCGGGCGAAGTAAAGGTCACAGTCATTAGGGAAACCAGGTCAACGGATGTCGCCAAATAA
- the recA gene encoding recombinase RecA, with protein MSDEKSKALGMAISQIEKNFGKGSIMKMGEATKLNIEVIPTGSIGLDASLGVGGFPRGRIIEIYGPESGGKTTVSLQAVAEAQRRGGTAAFIDAEHAMDPAYAKKLGVDIDNLLISQPDFGEQALEICETLVRSNAVDIIVIDSVAALVPKAEIEGEMGDAQMGLQARLMSQALRKLTAVVSKSKTVLIFINQLREKIGVMFGNPETTPGGRALKFYSSVRLDVRAQEKIKEGERIIGTRVKVKVVKNKVAPPFRASTFVLIHGEGISHEAELIDMGLQFNLVEKSGSWYGFEGERLGQGYDASLIFLKEHSALAKKLEAQIRKNIEIENKGTNAAKKPVAVSSKEEAKKATRQARA; from the coding sequence ATGTCAGATGAAAAATCAAAAGCATTAGGAATGGCGATATCACAGATAGAAAAGAACTTCGGTAAAGGCTCGATCATGAAGATGGGTGAAGCGACAAAGTTGAATATCGAGGTAATACCAACAGGAAGCATAGGGCTTGATGCGTCGCTTGGTGTTGGGGGATTCCCAAGAGGAAGAATAATTGAAATATACGGCCCGGAATCAGGCGGAAAAACAACGGTATCGCTCCAAGCGGTTGCGGAAGCTCAAAGGAGAGGCGGAACAGCGGCATTTATCGATGCCGAACACGCAATGGATCCTGCATATGCCAAAAAACTTGGGGTAGATATAGACAACTTGCTTATTTCACAGCCGGACTTTGGAGAACAGGCATTGGAGATATGCGAAACATTGGTCAGATCAAATGCCGTTGATATCATAGTGATAGATTCCGTCGCGGCGCTTGTGCCAAAAGCGGAGATCGAAGGCGAAATGGGCGATGCCCAGATGGGCCTACAGGCTCGCTTGATGTCGCAGGCGTTAAGGAAACTTACCGCTGTCGTATCTAAGTCAAAGACTGTACTTATTTTCATCAACCAGCTAAGGGAAAAGATCGGCGTTATGTTCGGGAACCCGGAAACAACACCGGGCGGCCGCGCGCTGAAGTTTTATTCATCGGTAAGGCTTGATGTTAGGGCGCAAGAGAAAATAAAAGAAGGAGAAAGAATAATCGGGACGCGCGTCAAAGTAAAAGTTGTGAAAAATAAGGTTGCGCCGCCATTTAGGGCATCGACTTTTGTGTTGATCCATGGCGAAGGGATATCCCACGAGGCGGAACTCATAGATATGGGGCTCCAATTCAATTTAGTCGAAAAAAGCGGTTCATGGTACGGTTTTGAGGGGGAAAGATTAGGGCAAGGATATGACGCAAGCCTTATATTCCTTAAAGAACATTCGGCATTGGCCAAAAAGCTGGAAGCACAGATCAGAAAAAATATCGAAATAGAGAATAAAGGCACTAATGCCGCAAAGAAGCCTGTAGCTGTTTCGTCAAAAGAAGAGGCAAAGAAGGCAACAAGGCAAGCAAGGGCATAA
- a CDS encoding CinA family protein encodes MEEEVKPLEVKLEDFFSKLLNMVGKTTDLEISELLKKNHKTISVAESITGGLISARLTNLSGSSDYFIGGIVSYSNRIKIQELGIPAAIIAKEGPVSSQVAELMADGIRRRFKTNIGLAITGCAGPDPLPPAPVGLIYAAVAIGNQIEWKELRLQGSRAEIREKASQAALGLLWFALGGEI; translated from the coding sequence TTGGAAGAAGAGGTAAAACCTCTCGAGGTTAAATTAGAGGATTTTTTTTCTAAACTGCTGAATATGGTCGGAAAAACTACCGACCTGGAAATTTCGGAGCTTTTGAAAAAAAATCATAAGACTATATCGGTCGCTGAATCAATTACCGGAGGTCTTATTTCGGCTAGGCTTACAAACCTGTCCGGAAGTTCGGATTATTTTATTGGCGGGATAGTTTCTTACAGCAATAGGATAAAGATACAGGAACTTGGGATCCCTGCGGCTATTATCGCAAAAGAAGGGCCTGTTAGCTCTCAAGTTGCCGAACTTATGGCCGACGGTATAAGGCGCAGATTTAAGACCAATATAGGGCTTGCGATCACAGGCTGCGCAGGACCCGACCCATTGCCTCCGGCACCCGTAGGTCTTATTTATGCCGCGGTTGCGATCGGCAATCAGATCGAATGGAAAGAGCTTCGCCTCCAGGGAAGCAGGGCGGAGATCAGAGAAAAAGCCTCCCAAGCGGCTCTTGGGCTTTTATGGTTCGCTTTGGGCGGCGAGATTTAG
- the pgsA gene encoding CDP-diacylglycerol--glycerol-3-phosphate 3-phosphatidyltransferase, with translation MNLPNLLTVLRIVLIPLIISLLYQNLGLWAAIIFSIASLLDALDGYIARKLNMVTDFGKLMDPIADKILVISVLIVLTEKGLAPALPVVLITARELLISGWRSHKAITGGVISASIGGKIKTVIQIIAVLMLILKLQYAEIVLWIAVLMSLYSGVEYIGRRGKTSRG, from the coding sequence TTGAACCTTCCAAATCTCTTAACCGTATTAAGGATAGTATTAATCCCTCTGATAATTTCACTTTTGTACCAGAACCTTGGGCTTTGGGCGGCTATTATTTTTTCGATCGCGTCATTGCTTGACGCGCTTGACGGATATATTGCCCGAAAGCTTAACATGGTTACGGACTTTGGAAAATTAATGGACCCTATTGCCGACAAGATACTTGTAATAAGCGTCTTGATCGTGCTTACTGAAAAGGGATTAGCCCCTGCCCTGCCGGTAGTATTGATAACGGCAAGAGAGCTCTTAATTTCCGGATGGCGCAGCCACAAGGCCATAACAGGCGGCGTGATCTCGGCAAGTATTGGGGGGAAGATCAAAACGGTCATTCAAATTATTGCTGTCTTAATGTTGATCCTAAAACTGCAATACGCGGAAATAGTATTATGGATCGCTGTATTAATGTCTTTATATTCGGGAGTTGAATATATTGGAAGAAGAGGTAAAACCTCTCGAGGTTAA
- the rimO gene encoding 30S ribosomal protein S12 methylthiotransferase RimO, whose product MKAFIISLGCPKNLTDSEVLMGKLAELGYEITTIQKEADLIVVNTCAFLKSARKESIETINEAIKNKRRGAKVVVAGCLLEYDKKGNREVYSQVSGELKADGTIKTTGLFESYLPRIKATPPWTAYVKISEGCDNNCSYCTIPSIRGLRKNRESFDIIQEVDGLAKRGVKEIILIAQDTAAYPDLPELLKKIVIIEGIKWIRVMYAHPAHVSAQLIDVIKNESKIVKYLDLPLQHICDNILKNMHRRITRAEIVALIDKLRREIPNLVLRTSFIVGFPGETESDFEELVDFVKKVKFERLGVFKYSQEEGTPAYNMRGQVPEKVKDSRFHKLMALQKKISLELNKKLIGNSFDVLLESVVGGCYIGRTYMDSPEIDCSVKVNGSGFKVGEIIRAKVTNASPYDLVASKTT is encoded by the coding sequence ATGAAAGCTTTCATAATATCTCTTGGCTGCCCAAAAAATCTGACCGATTCTGAAGTTCTCATGGGAAAACTCGCTGAATTAGGATATGAGATCACAACTATTCAAAAAGAAGCGGACTTGATCGTTGTAAATACATGCGCATTCCTAAAATCCGCGCGTAAAGAATCGATTGAAACAATAAATGAAGCAATTAAAAACAAAAGAAGAGGAGCCAAGGTTGTTGTTGCTGGATGTTTGCTGGAATATGATAAGAAAGGAAACCGCGAAGTTTATTCGCAGGTTTCCGGCGAATTAAAAGCTGATGGAACAATAAAAACAACTGGGCTCTTTGAAAGCTATTTGCCCCGCATAAAAGCGACTCCTCCTTGGACCGCATACGTAAAGATCTCCGAAGGCTGCGATAATAATTGCTCATATTGCACAATTCCTTCAATAAGAGGCCTAAGAAAAAACAGGGAATCGTTCGATATTATTCAAGAAGTAGATGGCCTGGCAAAACGAGGGGTAAAAGAAATAATATTGATCGCACAAGATACTGCCGCATATCCCGATCTTCCTGAATTGCTAAAAAAGATCGTTATAATAGAAGGGATCAAATGGATAAGAGTCATGTACGCTCACCCTGCACATGTTAGTGCGCAATTGATTGATGTGATCAAAAATGAATCCAAGATCGTAAAGTATCTTGACTTGCCATTGCAGCATATTTGTGATAATATTTTAAAAAATATGCATCGGCGCATAACTCGTGCCGAAATTGTCGCTTTAATAGATAAACTTAGGAGGGAAATACCGAATTTGGTGTTGAGGACGAGTTTCATCGTAGGGTTTCCGGGTGAAACTGAAAGTGATTTTGAAGAATTAGTAGATTTTGTTAAAAAAGTGAAATTTGAAAGGTTGGGAGTATTTAAGTACAGTCAAGAGGAAGGGACGCCTGCTTACAATATGAGGGGGCAGGTTCCCGAAAAGGTAAAAGATTCAAGGTTCCATAAATTAATGGCTTTACAGAAAAAGATTTCTCTGGAGTTGAACAAAAAATTGATAGGAAATTCATTTGATGTATTATTGGAAAGCGTTGTCGGCGGTTGCTATATAGGCCGAACCTACATGGATTCTCCGGAAATCGATTGTTCTGTAAAAGTTAATGGTTCTGGTTTCAAGGTCGGAGAAATAATTAGGGCAAAGGTTACCAATGCTTCGCCTTATGATCTTGTCGCCAGCAAAACTACTTGA
- a CDS encoding YajQ family cyclic di-GMP-binding protein, which produces MAQDNSFDIVSKINMTEVDNATQMAMKEIINRFDFKGTKTEMKRAEEKLTVISDDEYKLKSVVDILQGKLVKRGVSLKFLEYGKVDQALGGTAKEEITIKQGISQDQAKDINKRIKEWGLKVQTQIQGDQIRVSAKKIDDLQAVIQGLRKANLPIELQFVNMR; this is translated from the coding sequence ATGGCACAAGACAATTCATTCGATATAGTTTCAAAGATTAATATGACCGAGGTGGACAACGCAACGCAAATGGCTATGAAAGAAATTATAAACCGGTTCGATTTTAAGGGGACAAAGACCGAAATGAAGCGCGCCGAAGAAAAGTTGACCGTAATTTCGGATGACGAATATAAACTTAAAAGCGTGGTAGATATCCTCCAAGGAAAACTCGTCAAACGCGGAGTATCACTCAAATTCCTTGAATATGGAAAAGTTGACCAGGCGCTTGGCGGAACCGCTAAAGAAGAAATTACAATTAAACAGGGCATCTCACAAGACCAGGCAAAAGATATAAACAAAAGGATCAAAGAGTGGGGCTTAAAAGTCCAAACACAGATCCAAGGCGATCAAATTAGGGTTTCAGCCAAAAAAATTGACGACCTGCAGGCGGTTATCCAAGGATTAAGAAAAGCAAACCTTCCTATCGAACTCCAATTCGTCAATATGAGATGA